A genomic window from Pseudonocardia broussonetiae includes:
- a CDS encoding homogentisate 1,2-dioxygenase, whose translation MNENVYPHNWSREGFLGDFVVALRPHPINEYTEVAGPHAPHRIDLTAVKAVDATDPAELPTAFARSRNDLVLSVSARSEPTPFVWRNAEYDEVHLVQEGELEYVTDWGTLAVRPGDFVFLPRAVSYRVVPTTPTTLRVIIETPEAVAMNPQAQPGMINAARAVRRPDPARVSQESGPTTLLIRTTDGITRFTMTNDPLAMTEIVYGRAPVWTVNLADIQPVAYLPAGGPPSHFAETPTKDLLLYTLSSRPGGRPPQHHNADYDELVFYFRGPAPYGGLDAPGTGIWIPKAVAHWGPREDPEGGYLAWLLESGGTIRLTAEGLAAAELMETSLFHPLVPAPGGVA comes from the coding sequence ATGAACGAGAACGTCTACCCGCACAACTGGAGCCGGGAGGGCTTCCTCGGCGACTTCGTCGTGGCGCTGCGGCCGCATCCCATCAACGAGTACACCGAGGTGGCCGGCCCGCACGCACCGCACCGCATCGACCTGACCGCCGTCAAGGCGGTCGACGCGACGGACCCCGCCGAGCTGCCCACCGCGTTCGCCCGCTCCCGCAACGACCTGGTGCTCTCGGTGTCGGCCCGGTCCGAGCCGACCCCGTTCGTCTGGCGCAACGCCGAGTACGACGAGGTGCACCTCGTCCAGGAGGGCGAGCTGGAGTACGTGACCGACTGGGGCACGCTCGCGGTGCGGCCCGGTGACTTCGTGTTCCTGCCGCGCGCGGTGTCCTACCGGGTGGTGCCGACGACCCCGACCACGCTCCGGGTGATCATCGAGACCCCCGAGGCGGTCGCGATGAACCCGCAGGCGCAGCCGGGGATGATCAACGCGGCGCGCGCGGTCCGCCGTCCGGACCCGGCGCGGGTCTCGCAGGAGAGCGGTCCGACGACGCTGCTCATCCGGACCACCGACGGCATCACGCGGTTCACGATGACGAACGACCCGCTGGCGATGACGGAGATCGTCTACGGCCGGGCACCGGTGTGGACGGTCAACCTGGCCGACATCCAGCCGGTGGCCTACCTCCCGGCCGGCGGCCCGCCGTCGCACTTCGCGGAGACGCCGACCAAGGACCTCCTGCTCTACACGCTGAGCTCCCGGCCGGGCGGGCGCCCGCCCCAGCACCACAACGCCGACTACGACGAGCTGGTCTTCTACTTCCGCGGGCCCGCTCCCTACGGCGGGCTCGACGCACCCGGCACCGGGATCTGGATCCCGAAGGCCGTCGCCCACTGGGGCCCGAGGGAGGACCCCGAGGGCGGGTACCTGGCCTGGCTCCTCGAGAGCGGCGGCACGATCCGGCTGACCGCAGAAGGGCTCGCCGCCGCCGAGCTGATGGAGACGAGCCTGTTCCACCCGCTGGTGCCCGCCCCCGGCGGCGTCGCGTGA
- a CDS encoding amidohydrolase family protein gives MTATGTTPPPPTGPDDRLRIVCLEEHVSTPALVEAWTAHSLPFGRGPLLDQLADLGEGRLAAMDDAGVDVHVLSVSGPGLEQLPAADAVALARDANDRIAAAVAAHPDRLQGFVTLPTPDPAGAAAELRRGVEELGFRAGFLFGRVGDRNVDHPAFDELWATAAELRVPVYLHPAQPPQAVRDAYYGGLGDPAADFAFSAGALGWHYEAGVQLLRLVYGRVFDRHPDLQVVVGHWGEVVLFYAERVQLLDGAMRPALDRSLPEYLRQNVFYTPSGMYSPRYLAWALDLVGAERLMFSTDHPYLPDVGGGASRDFLEKTDLLTEQERHLIAHGNWERLTARP, from the coding sequence ATGACCGCGACGGGCACGACCCCGCCACCGCCCACGGGCCCCGACGACCGCCTGCGGATCGTCTGCCTCGAGGAGCACGTGTCCACCCCTGCACTGGTGGAGGCGTGGACCGCGCACTCCCTGCCGTTCGGCCGCGGGCCGCTGCTCGACCAGCTGGCGGACCTGGGCGAGGGCCGGTTGGCCGCCATGGACGACGCGGGCGTCGACGTCCACGTGCTCTCGGTGTCGGGACCGGGGCTCGAGCAGCTCCCCGCGGCCGACGCGGTCGCGCTCGCCCGCGACGCCAACGACCGCATCGCGGCCGCCGTGGCGGCGCACCCCGACCGGCTGCAGGGCTTCGTCACCCTCCCGACGCCGGACCCGGCCGGTGCCGCGGCCGAGCTCCGCCGCGGTGTCGAGGAGCTCGGGTTCCGCGCGGGCTTCCTGTTCGGCCGCGTCGGGGACCGCAACGTCGACCACCCCGCCTTCGACGAGCTGTGGGCGACGGCCGCCGAGCTGCGCGTCCCCGTCTACCTGCACCCGGCCCAGCCCCCGCAGGCGGTCCGCGACGCCTACTACGGCGGCCTCGGCGACCCGGCGGCCGACTTCGCGTTCTCGGCCGGTGCCCTCGGCTGGCACTACGAGGCCGGCGTCCAACTGCTGCGGCTGGTCTACGGCCGCGTCTTCGACCGCCACCCGGACCTGCAGGTCGTGGTCGGGCACTGGGGCGAGGTCGTGCTGTTCTACGCCGAGCGGGTGCAGCTGCTCGACGGCGCGATGCGGCCCGCGCTGGACCGCTCGCTCCCGGAGTACCTGCGGCAGAACGTGTTCTACACGCCCAGCGGCATGTACTCGCCGCGGTACCTGGCGTGGGCGCTCGACCTCGTCGGCGCCGAGCGGCTCATGTTCTCGACCGACCACCCGTACCTGCCCGACGTCGGGGGAGGGGCCTCCCGGGACTTCCTGGAGAAGACGGACCTGCTGACCGAGCAGGAGCGGCACCTGATCGCGCACGGCAACTGGGAGCGGCTCACCGCCCGCCCCTGA
- a CDS encoding GntR family transcriptional regulator, producing the protein MRASDIAYEHLRAEIIDWVLEPGTPLNEIETAERIGVSRTPVREALARLTAEGLVASIGRTARVAPLSRERIIELYELREALETSAAKFAARRRDPARFQALLDRFRVDPDDGEPDPQRAFLLAGALDEAIDEAAGSRYIRAELDDLRGQMARVRNHSQASATRLRRAGEEQILIIEAILAGDETLAVHATAVHVHNSLVSILEFLPQASADAGAGPRS; encoded by the coding sequence GTGCGGGCCAGCGACATCGCGTACGAGCACCTCCGCGCAGAGATCATCGACTGGGTCCTGGAGCCCGGTACGCCGCTCAACGAGATCGAGACGGCGGAGCGGATCGGGGTGTCCCGCACCCCGGTCCGAGAGGCACTGGCCCGGCTCACCGCGGAAGGCCTCGTCGCGAGCATCGGGCGCACGGCGCGGGTCGCGCCGCTGTCGCGGGAACGCATCATCGAGCTCTACGAGCTCCGCGAGGCCCTGGAGACCTCGGCCGCGAAGTTCGCAGCGCGGCGCCGGGACCCGGCGCGGTTCCAGGCCCTCCTCGACCGCTTCCGGGTGGACCCGGACGACGGCGAGCCGGATCCGCAGCGGGCGTTCCTGCTGGCCGGCGCGCTGGACGAGGCGATCGACGAGGCGGCGGGCAGCCGCTACATCCGCGCCGAGCTCGACGACCTGCGCGGCCAGATGGCGCGGGTGCGCAACCACTCCCAGGCGAGTGCGACCCGGCTCCGGCGCGCCGGCGAGGAGCAGATCCTGATCATCGAGGCCATCCTGGCGGGCGACGAGACCCTCGCGGTGCACGCGACCGCGGTCCACGTCCACAACAGTCTCGTCAGCATCCTGGAGTTCCTGCCCCAGGCCTCCGCGGACGCGGGGGCCGGCCCCCGGTCCTGA
- a CDS encoding MFS transporter, translated as MSPTPATPARQQRSPWWVAAGGGIAGTVGPGPLVLSTLGVFVLPITEETGFGRTTVTGAYSVAAVGMAIGLIIVGRLLDRFAVRHILVPSFVLFGASTALVALMPPFAPAFLVPFFLLGFFGAGTAIPFTKALISWFDNKRALAIGITAGISGLGASITPILAGHLISTFGWRPAYGVLGVLAIALSVTMILLFVRSRAERHVRGRLVEETVEDGREVRLELPGLTFAEALRTRHFWLITFGLGLVGIVVVGLQVHLVPMMSDRGLVPAQAALLLTVFGLASLVGRVLGGFIIDRVHGTVIGPLVILAPIAGILFLQPPFGSAAAAVAFIGLAFGIEWDLLALFITRYLGTRAFGQLIGLVNSVFLLGTAFGPLLLGIGYDTFGSYEPVLPFLIGTLVLCAVLIALLGPYRYPAVEGFDQVAAQDELAAAELLSEIAGNEDVPAHEEETGASDSATVR; from the coding sequence ATGAGTCCCACCCCAGCCACCCCGGCACGACAGCAGCGCAGCCCATGGTGGGTGGCGGCAGGCGGCGGCATCGCCGGCACCGTCGGCCCCGGCCCCCTCGTGCTCTCGACGCTCGGCGTCTTCGTCCTCCCGATCACCGAGGAGACCGGCTTCGGCCGGACCACCGTCACCGGCGCCTACTCGGTCGCCGCCGTCGGGATGGCCATCGGGCTGATCATCGTCGGCCGCCTCCTGGACCGGTTCGCGGTGCGCCACATCCTGGTGCCGTCGTTCGTCCTGTTCGGGGCGTCCACGGCCCTGGTGGCGCTCATGCCGCCGTTCGCGCCGGCGTTCCTCGTCCCGTTCTTCCTCCTCGGCTTCTTCGGTGCGGGGACCGCGATCCCGTTCACGAAGGCGCTCATCAGCTGGTTCGACAACAAGCGCGCGCTCGCGATCGGCATCACCGCCGGCATCAGCGGCCTCGGTGCGTCGATCACGCCGATCCTCGCCGGCCACCTCATCTCCACCTTCGGCTGGCGCCCGGCGTACGGCGTGCTGGGCGTGCTCGCGATCGCCCTGTCGGTCACGATGATCCTGCTGTTCGTGCGCTCCCGCGCGGAGCGCCACGTCCGCGGCCGGCTCGTCGAGGAGACCGTGGAGGACGGCCGCGAGGTCCGCCTGGAGCTCCCGGGTCTCACGTTCGCCGAAGCGCTCCGGACCCGCCACTTCTGGCTGATCACGTTCGGGCTGGGCCTCGTCGGGATCGTCGTCGTGGGGCTCCAGGTGCACCTCGTCCCGATGATGAGCGACCGCGGGCTGGTCCCGGCGCAGGCCGCGCTGCTGCTCACGGTGTTCGGCCTCGCATCACTGGTCGGCCGCGTCCTCGGTGGCTTCATCATCGACCGCGTGCACGGCACCGTCATCGGGCCCCTCGTGATCCTCGCCCCGATCGCGGGCATCCTCTTCCTCCAGCCGCCCTTCGGCTCGGCGGCCGCGGCGGTCGCGTTCATCGGGCTGGCCTTCGGGATCGAGTGGGACCTCCTGGCCCTGTTCATCACCCGCTACCTCGGCACCAGGGCGTTCGGTCAGCTCATCGGCCTGGTCAACTCGGTCTTCCTGCTCGGCACCGCGTTCGGGCCGCTGCTGCTCGGGATCGGGTACGACACCTTCGGCTCCTACGAGCCGGTCCTCCCCTTCCTGATCGGCACCCTGGTCCTCTGCGCCGTCCTGATCGCGCTGCTGGGCCCGTACCGGTACCCGGCGGTCGAGGGCTTCGACCAGGTCGCGGCGCAGGACGAGCTGGCCGCGGCCGAGCTCCTCAGCGAGATCGCCGGGAACGAGGACGTGCCCGCCCACGAGGAGGAGACGGGGGCGTCCGACTCCGCCACCGTGCGCTAG
- a CDS encoding nuclear transport factor 2 family protein, whose protein sequence is MTVLGDLSDPEAALRTLAAERACWDTYLAYFEVLDEKRPVLEACACFTEDATITYGMKGGALEFTGRAEYADFLAGATAAQEMVAHVVGQHRFVWDGGTPRLITYVTVWQWFVADAHRGDLRPADYVAVGHSVDEFRDVGDAWLIARRTVRPAAGITAIGSRPA, encoded by the coding sequence ATGACCGTGCTCGGTGACCTGTCGGACCCGGAGGCGGCCCTCCGCACGCTGGCGGCCGAACGCGCTTGCTGGGACACCTACCTCGCCTACTTCGAGGTCCTGGACGAGAAGCGACCCGTCCTCGAGGCGTGCGCGTGCTTCACCGAGGACGCCACGATCACGTACGGCATGAAGGGCGGCGCCCTGGAGTTCACCGGTCGCGCCGAGTACGCGGACTTCCTCGCGGGCGCGACGGCGGCGCAGGAGATGGTCGCGCACGTGGTCGGGCAGCACCGCTTCGTCTGGGACGGCGGGACCCCGCGCCTCATCACCTACGTCACGGTGTGGCAGTGGTTCGTGGCCGACGCGCACCGCGGTGACCTCCGGCCCGCCGACTACGTCGCGGTCGGCCACTCCGTGGACGAGTTCCGGGACGTCGGCGACGCGTGGCTGATCGCCCGGCGCACCGTGCGCCCCGCGGCCGGCATCACGGCCATCGGCAGCAGGCCCGCCTGA
- a CDS encoding 3-keto-5-aminohexanoate cleavage protein, with amino-acid sequence MSAVVTVAPTGPLATKADNPDLPTQPHEIADAVAEAYRAGAAVAHLHLRDEHDRPTADPDIARRTIDLIAERCPILVQLSTGVGLDVPFEERERLVELRPRMATLNPCSMSFGEGEFRNPPRDVRRLAARMRELGVRPELEIYDTGHLDACLRLRDDGLLEEPLQFSIVLGVRGGMAATPDNLLATVRRLPAGSVWQVIAIGRANLQLTAIGLALGGNARAGLEDTLHIARGELAAGNLPLVERAIALVGAVGRTVADVAQAEHDLQLTRPALSRT; translated from the coding sequence GTGAGCGCCGTCGTCACGGTCGCGCCGACCGGACCGCTCGCGACGAAGGCCGACAACCCGGACCTGCCGACCCAGCCGCACGAGATCGCCGACGCGGTGGCCGAGGCGTACCGGGCCGGGGCCGCGGTCGCGCACCTGCACCTGCGCGACGAGCACGACCGCCCGACCGCCGACCCCGACATCGCCCGGCGGACGATCGACCTCATCGCGGAGCGGTGCCCGATCCTCGTGCAGCTGTCCACCGGGGTGGGCCTCGACGTGCCGTTCGAGGAGCGGGAACGGCTCGTCGAGCTGCGGCCGCGCATGGCGACGCTCAACCCGTGCAGCATGAGCTTCGGGGAGGGGGAGTTCCGCAACCCTCCCCGGGACGTGCGCCGCCTCGCCGCCCGCATGCGCGAGCTCGGCGTCCGGCCCGAGCTGGAGATCTACGACACCGGGCACCTCGACGCCTGCCTGCGGCTGCGCGACGACGGGCTGCTCGAGGAGCCGCTGCAGTTCAGCATCGTGCTGGGCGTGCGCGGCGGCATGGCGGCCACCCCCGACAACCTGCTCGCCACGGTGCGCAGGCTCCCGGCCGGCAGCGTGTGGCAGGTCATCGCGATCGGCCGCGCGAACCTCCAGCTCACCGCCATCGGGCTGGCGCTGGGCGGCAACGCCCGTGCCGGTCTCGAGGACACCCTCCACATCGCCCGGGGCGAGCTCGCCGCGGGCAACCTCCCGCTCGTGGAGCGCGCGATCGCCCTGGTGGGCGCCGTGGGCCGGACGGTGGCCGACGTGGCGCAGGCGGAACACGACCTGCAGCTGACCCGACCGGCGCTGAGCCGGACATGA
- a CDS encoding NADPH-dependent FMN reductase: MPTLLVLIGSTRPGRVGPSVADWFAARVVADGRFTVHLVDLAQRALPMLDEPVPAVLGRYTKEHTRAWSAVVDAADAIVIVTPEYNHGYPAGLKNALDYLFHEWRHKPVGFVSYGGVAAGTRAVQQLQQVVAALQMVPAPTAVRIPFVAERFDERGLFVASDSMERAADAMCSELGTFHEALSPLRTVARASGR, from the coding sequence ATGCCGACGCTCCTGGTGCTGATCGGAAGCACGCGGCCCGGCCGGGTCGGGCCGTCCGTGGCCGACTGGTTCGCCGCCCGCGTGGTCGCGGACGGGCGGTTCACCGTGCACCTCGTCGATCTCGCGCAGCGGGCACTGCCGATGCTGGACGAGCCCGTGCCGGCGGTGCTCGGGCGGTACACGAAGGAGCACACCCGTGCGTGGAGCGCGGTGGTCGACGCCGCGGACGCGATCGTGATCGTCACCCCCGAGTACAACCACGGCTATCCCGCGGGCCTGAAGAACGCCCTCGACTACCTCTTCCACGAGTGGCGGCACAAGCCCGTGGGGTTCGTCTCCTACGGCGGCGTCGCGGCCGGGACCCGCGCGGTGCAGCAGCTCCAGCAGGTGGTGGCCGCGCTGCAGATGGTGCCGGCTCCGACGGCGGTCCGGATCCCGTTCGTGGCCGAGCGGTTCGACGAGCGGGGCCTGTTCGTCGCGAGCGACTCGATGGAGCGGGCCGCGGACGCGATGTGCTCCGAGCTGGGTACCTTCCACGAGGCGCTGTCGCCGCTGCGCACCGTCGCCCGTGCGTCCGGCCGGTAG
- a CDS encoding aldehyde dehydrogenase family protein, with product MPVAPGTRVPAPTVGGADLPTRSRFDVVNPATGRVFAQAPSVSPDQLDEVFESARHAFGTWRLDDAHRREVLRSAADVLDARADDLAPVLTAEQGKPLREAAAEFRTAAAWLRYYAEIEVAREVVKDDHTGFEEIVRRPLGVVSAITPWNFPITLAMWKIAPALRAGNTIVVKPSPYTPLATLALGEVLRGVVPDGVLNVVTGPDPLGATMVSHPIPRKVSFTGSTAVGRKVAMGAASDLKRVTLELGGNDPAIVLGDVDVAEIAPRLFWGAFGNNGQICLAVKRVYAHESIQPRLVEALAEIARNVRVGDGTDPDVRLGPVNNRPQFDRVRDLVTDAVGHGARVAAGGSALDRDGYFYRPTILDRVSDGVRVVDEEQFGPVLPVIAFTDEADAVTSANRSEYGLTASVWSADVDHAAALAEQLDTGQVAINQHGRGVQVHLPFGGRKWSGIGVENGPWGLHGFTDLHVIAGPPRSVA from the coding sequence ATGCCGGTCGCACCCGGAACCCGCGTGCCCGCGCCCACCGTCGGCGGCGCGGACCTGCCCACCCGCTCCCGCTTCGACGTCGTCAACCCGGCGACCGGGCGGGTGTTCGCCCAGGCCCCCTCGGTCTCACCCGACCAGCTGGACGAGGTGTTCGAGTCCGCCCGGCACGCGTTCGGGACCTGGCGGCTCGACGACGCCCACCGCAGGGAGGTGCTGCGCTCCGCAGCCGACGTGCTCGACGCCCGGGCCGACGACCTCGCCCCGGTCCTCACCGCGGAGCAGGGCAAACCGCTCCGGGAGGCGGCGGCCGAGTTCCGCACCGCCGCCGCGTGGCTGCGCTACTACGCGGAGATCGAGGTGGCGCGCGAGGTCGTCAAGGACGACCACACGGGGTTCGAGGAGATCGTCCGGCGCCCGCTGGGGGTCGTCAGCGCGATCACCCCGTGGAACTTCCCGATCACGCTGGCGATGTGGAAGATCGCGCCCGCACTCCGGGCGGGCAACACGATCGTCGTCAAGCCGTCGCCCTACACCCCGCTGGCCACCCTCGCGCTCGGCGAGGTGCTGCGCGGTGTCGTTCCCGACGGCGTGCTCAACGTCGTCACCGGGCCCGACCCGCTCGGCGCGACGATGGTGTCCCACCCGATCCCGCGGAAGGTGAGCTTCACGGGTTCCACCGCGGTGGGCAGGAAGGTCGCGATGGGCGCCGCGAGCGACCTCAAGCGGGTCACGCTGGAGCTCGGCGGCAACGATCCCGCCATCGTCCTGGGTGACGTCGACGTCGCGGAGATCGCGCCGAGGCTCTTCTGGGGCGCGTTCGGGAACAACGGCCAGATCTGCCTCGCGGTGAAGCGCGTGTACGCGCACGAGAGCATCCAGCCGCGACTGGTGGAGGCGCTCGCCGAGATCGCGCGGAACGTCCGGGTGGGCGACGGGACGGACCCGGACGTCCGGCTCGGACCGGTCAACAACCGCCCGCAGTTCGACCGGGTCCGCGACCTCGTGACCGACGCGGTCGGCCACGGCGCCCGGGTCGCCGCCGGCGGCAGCGCGCTCGACCGGGACGGCTACTTCTACCGCCCGACCATCCTGGACCGGGTGTCCGACGGCGTCCGGGTCGTCGACGAGGAGCAGTTCGGACCGGTGCTGCCGGTGATCGCGTTCACCGACGAGGCCGACGCGGTCACGAGCGCCAACCGCAGCGAGTACGGGCTCACCGCATCGGTGTGGTCCGCGGACGTCGACCACGCCGCCGCACTGGCCGAGCAGCTCGACACGGGCCAGGTCGCGATCAACCAGCACGGCCGCGGTGTGCAGGTGCACCTCCCGTTCGGCGGCCGCAAGTGGAGCGGCATCGGGGTGGAGAACGGGCCGTGGGGCCTGCACGGCTTCACCGACCTGCACGTGATCGCCGGCCCGCCGCGCTCGGTGGCGTAG
- a CDS encoding TetR/AcrR family transcriptional regulator: MSRLRAAALELAALHPSTELTVSAITHRAGVGREEFHRHVSSPVQLLAEALGDELLSEFDAIKGTPADAMPRTKARLSLEHISKWIDVYRGPIRVELMTALRQTLAPAFRMINEEHLRSHPERLPAGISVDDDWAIEFFAAYVTGGGMAAIESWVDGPDLDVERGLTLLATAAPSFWHARPEASRTTSS, from the coding sequence GTGAGCCGACTCCGGGCCGCGGCCCTCGAACTCGCCGCGCTGCACCCCTCGACAGAACTCACGGTCAGCGCCATCACCCATCGGGCGGGCGTCGGCCGGGAGGAGTTCCACCGGCACGTCTCGAGCCCCGTGCAGTTGCTCGCCGAGGCTCTCGGGGACGAGCTGCTCAGCGAGTTCGACGCCATCAAGGGCACTCCGGCCGACGCGATGCCGCGCACCAAGGCGCGGCTCTCGCTGGAGCACATCTCGAAGTGGATCGACGTCTACCGCGGGCCCATCCGCGTCGAGCTGATGACGGCACTGCGCCAGACCCTGGCCCCGGCCTTCCGCATGATCAACGAGGAGCACCTCCGGAGCCACCCCGAGCGACTGCCCGCCGGGATCTCCGTCGACGACGACTGGGCGATCGAGTTCTTCGCCGCGTACGTCACCGGGGGTGGGATGGCCGCGATCGAGAGCTGGGTCGACGGGCCCGACCTCGACGTGGAGCGGGGCCTGACGCTGCTGGCGACGGCGGCGCCCAGCTTCTGGCACGCCCGGCCCGAGGCCTCCCGGACCACCTCGTCCTGA
- a CDS encoding MFS transporter: MTAPSTAPSPQLRRAVLSSYFGSLIEYYDFTLYAAASAVVFSQVFFTDLDPLTGTIASLGTLATGYLARPLGGILFGHFGDRIGRKRMLVTSMILMGVSSTLIGLLPTSAQIGTWAPVLLVLLRVLQGVAVGGEWGGAVLMSAEHAVTRRGLWASFTNAGAPSGLVVATLMITLSAGAFGEQEFLAWAWRIPFLASVVLLVVGLVVRARVEETPVFAGSAPTDVAPLLEVLRDHRVRLLLAIGVAVGLFVAQTTLTTYVLTYAVQAGFPRQTVLNALTAASVVAVVGIVGFSALSDRYGRRPLVIAGAIGLAVWLFVLFPLIDTGSPALLTVAIVVGLGVVCACATGPLAAFFSELFPTRVRYTGASLAYQLAGVAGGAAPVAFAAIRAGGGSTLLLSTIVAAGCALTVGCVLLLDETTGTDLGAPADVTAAPARSRA, translated from the coding sequence ATGACGGCACCGAGTACGGCCCCTTCCCCCCAACTGCGTCGCGCCGTGCTGTCGAGCTACTTCGGCAGTCTGATCGAGTACTACGACTTCACGCTCTACGCCGCGGCCTCCGCGGTCGTGTTCAGCCAGGTCTTCTTCACCGACCTGGACCCGCTGACCGGCACGATCGCCAGCCTCGGCACCCTGGCGACCGGGTACCTCGCCCGCCCGCTCGGCGGGATCCTCTTCGGTCACTTCGGTGACCGGATCGGCCGCAAGCGGATGCTCGTGACGAGCATGATCCTGATGGGCGTGAGCAGCACCCTCATTGGGCTCCTGCCGACGTCGGCGCAGATCGGCACCTGGGCGCCCGTCCTGCTCGTCCTGCTGCGCGTGCTGCAGGGCGTGGCCGTCGGCGGCGAGTGGGGCGGGGCCGTCCTCATGAGCGCCGAGCACGCCGTCACGCGGCGCGGTCTGTGGGCCAGCTTCACCAACGCCGGCGCGCCGAGCGGCCTGGTCGTGGCCACGCTGATGATCACCCTGTCCGCGGGCGCGTTCGGGGAGCAGGAGTTCCTGGCCTGGGCCTGGCGGATCCCGTTCCTGGCCAGCGTGGTCCTGCTCGTCGTCGGGCTGGTCGTCCGGGCGCGGGTCGAGGAGACCCCGGTGTTCGCCGGGTCCGCCCCGACGGACGTGGCGCCGCTGCTCGAGGTGCTGCGGGACCACCGGGTGCGCCTGCTGCTGGCCATCGGCGTCGCGGTCGGTCTGTTCGTCGCCCAGACCACGCTGACGACCTACGTCCTCACGTACGCGGTCCAGGCCGGGTTCCCGCGCCAGACCGTGCTCAACGCGCTGACGGCCGCGTCGGTCGTGGCGGTGGTCGGCATCGTCGGCTTCTCCGCGCTGTCGGACCGGTACGGCCGGCGCCCGCTCGTGATCGCCGGCGCGATCGGGCTGGCGGTGTGGCTGTTCGTGCTCTTCCCGCTCATCGACACCGGGTCGCCCGCGCTGCTGACGGTCGCGATCGTCGTCGGGCTCGGCGTCGTCTGCGCGTGCGCGACGGGGCCGCTGGCCGCCTTCTTCTCCGAGCTGTTCCCGACGCGCGTCCGCTACACCGGGGCCTCGCTGGCCTACCAGCTCGCCGGGGTCGCCGGTGGCGCCGCGCCCGTGGCGTTCGCCGCGATCCGGGCGGGTGGGGGGAGCACCCTCCTCCTGTCGACGATCGTCGCCGCCGGGTGCGCGCTCACGGTCGGGTGCGTCCTGCTGCTCGACGAGACGACCGGCACGGACCTGGGCGCACCGGCGGACGTCACCGCGGCACCCGCCCGCAGCCGGGCCTAG
- a CDS encoding peroxiredoxin, translated as MTLQIGDTAPDFEVDTTEGTIRFHEWIGDSWAVLFSHPRDFTPVCTTELGYLANNKAEFDRRGVKLIGLSVDPLDNHEKWAADIAETQGTAPNYPLIGDSEFVVSKLYGMLPAEVAGDPTQRTAAQNATVRNVFVVGPDRKIKLVLVYPMTTGRNFDEVLRVIDSLQLTAKHRVATPANWKQGEDVIIAGSVSDDEAKTIWPDGWKSPRPYIRIVPQPS; from the coding sequence ATGACCCTTCAGATCGGCGACACCGCCCCCGACTTCGAGGTGGACACCACCGAGGGCACCATCCGGTTCCACGAGTGGATCGGGGACTCCTGGGCCGTCCTGTTCTCGCACCCGCGGGACTTCACGCCCGTCTGCACCACCGAGCTGGGCTACCTCGCCAACAACAAGGCGGAGTTCGACCGGCGCGGCGTCAAGCTCATCGGCCTGTCGGTCGACCCGCTCGACAACCACGAGAAGTGGGCCGCCGACATCGCCGAGACCCAGGGCACAGCGCCGAACTACCCGCTGATCGGCGACTCCGAGTTCGTCGTGTCCAAGCTGTACGGGATGCTCCCGGCCGAGGTGGCCGGCGACCCGACGCAGCGCACCGCCGCGCAGAACGCCACCGTGCGCAACGTGTTCGTCGTCGGCCCGGACAGGAAGATCAAGCTCGTCCTCGTCTACCCGATGACGACCGGCCGCAACTTCGACGAGGTGCTGCGGGTCATCGACTCGCTGCAGCTCACCGCGAAGCACCGGGTCGCCACCCCGGCGAACTGGAAGCAGGGCGAGGACGTCATCATCGCCGGCTCGGTCTCCGACGACGAGGCGAAGACGATCTGGCCGGACGGCTGGAAGTCCCCGCGCCCCTACATCCGGATCGTGCCCCAGCCCAGTTGA